TTGCGCTGTTTGAGCCTATAACCCTGATTCTTATGATCTTTTCAGATCTCAGCACATCATTCACCCAGGTACTCAAGTATGAGGTTGCCGACCATCTTCTCTATTTCCCTTGCCGTAATTTTAAGTTTTATGCCTTCAGCCCTTCTCTTCGCCTCTTCAATAATGGAATTGCATTTCTCCAGCACCTCGCGTCTCTTCTTCTCGATTGCATCTTTGTATTCGTTTCTTGTCTTCAGTATGACTTCGTCCACTTTTGACTGGAGCGACTTCTTTAGAATCTCTAACTCCTCCTCTTTCTGTCGCTGCAGTTCCTGCAGTTCCTTTTCAACTGCTGTTTCCCTTTCCCTGATGGTTTTCAGTATCTCTATGTCGCCCGTAATTTAAAACACCCTTGCCATGATAAACAAAGTTATTGCAATCGCAATTACCGGATTGAGCACGAAGGTCGCAGTCCTTATCCGGACGAATGTCCTGAGTCTTCTGTTCTTCCTGAGCATTTCAGTCGTGATTCTGACTTCTGGATAGAAATGTCTTGCTTTGTATTTCAGTTGCATTCAAGCAGCCTCCGCAGTCTCTTCCCTCATTACCAGTTTCTTCTTAATTACTTTGAGTGTCGTGAATGTGTCTCTCTCGATCTCATCGAGTCTCATTCTAATCATCTTTGCCGCTGCGCTCAGCTGTGGAATGAGCATGTTCTCAATTGCGTTCGACCGTCTTTTTGTCTTGTCTATCTCCTGAAGAAGTCTTCTCATTGCATTCTCCTTTTCCGCAATTTCGATCATGGATGAAAAAACCTTTTCGAACTGTTTGATCGCATCGTTGACTGCCGAAGGAACAGATGTCGCTCTGTAGAGTGGGGTAAGCACAGTTGTTCCAGCTTTGAAGGAAACTTGCGGCACCCTTACACCCATGACATTCTTTGCTCCCACTCCGACGTTGAAATTTGCGGACATCTGCGCAACTCTTTCAATTTCCATCGCACCGTTGATCAGTTCAGCCTCCCTGACCGAAGCGATGGCTCTTCCGACATCGTCTCTAAGGTTTTCTCTCAGTCCTCTGATCGTCCTGCTGATATTGAAAAACTCCATTACGAGTGCGTTCCTCTTCATTTTGAGCAGATCCAGACCTCTCTTTGCAAGCCTGATTCTCCTGTTTGTTCGAATGAGCTCAATCCTTGTGGGCTTGATCTGCTGTGCAGGCAATCATGACCCCCTCCATTTTCCGTATTTGCCTATGAATTCCTTCTTTACTCTCTTCATTTCCGTTTCTGGAAGCACGCTGAGCAGTTCCCAACCCAGATCCAGTGTTGTCTCAATGGATCTGTCTTCATAAACACCCTGCCGGACGAATCTGTCTTCGAATTCATCGGCGAATTTCAGGTATAGCCTGTCGTTGGCCCCCAGTGCCTCTTCACCGACTATCGCACTCAGAGAACGCAGGTCCTTTCCGTTTGCATAGGCTGAATAAAGCTGATCTGCCACTCCCCTGTGATCTTCTCTCGTTCTCCTGGAGCCTATTCCCTGGTTCATCAGTCTGGACAGCGAGGGCAGGACGTCGATAGCGGGATATATCCCCTTCCTCTGCAGGTCTCTGCTTAGAACGGTCTGACCTTCGGTTATGTATCCTGTCAGGTCCGGTATCGGGTGCGTAATGTCGTCTCCGGGCATCGTCAGTATCGGTAACTGTGTTATTGAGCCATTTTTCCCTCTTATCTTGCCGGCGCGTTCATATATGGTGCTCAGATCAGTGTACATGTAGCCGGGGTAGCCTCTCCTCCCGGGCACTTCTTCCCGGGCAGCCGAAATTTCTCTCAGAGCTTCACAATAGTTTGTCATGTCCGTAAGGATGACGAGTATGTGCATTTCTCTCTCATAAGCAAGGTACTCGGCTGTAGTCAGAGCGACCTTGGGAAGGATTATCCGCTCCATTGAAGGATCCGATGAGAGATTGAGGAACAGTACAGCTCTGGAAAGCGCCCCTGTGTTCCTGAACTCATTTATGAAGTAATTTGCCTCCTCACTTGTTATTCCCATTGCGCCGAATATCACGGCAAAGCTCTCCCCCTTTCCTATTACCTTTGCCTGTCTGGCAATTTGTGCGGCAACCATGTTGTGTGAAAGCCCTGATCCCGAGAAGATTGGGAGTTTCTGTCCTCTTACAAGCGTGTTCATTCCGTCTATTGTGGAAACGCCGGTCTCAATGAACTCTGACGGTTCTTCACGCGAGTAGGGGTTGATCGCGTTACCAACGATCTCGATATTTTCTTTGCTGACTATCTGCGGCCCACCGTCTACTGGTGCCCCAAGACCGTTGAATATCCGTCCTAGCATTTCATCGGAGACATTAATCCGTGCCGTGCTGCCGGAGAATTTCACCTTGGTTCTGCCTATATCAAGACCCGAAGTGGCACCGAACACCTGGACTACGGCAAGTCCTTTGCCTGTATCCAGGACCTGTCCGGTCCTCGTTGTACCGTCTGCCGTGGTGATCTCGACAAGTTCATTGTATGCGGCATTCTGTACATTTTCGACAAAAAGGAGAGGTCCCGATATCTGTGATATTGACTTGTAGCTAACTCCGGGCATATTCAAACCTCCAGTCCAGCAACAGAATTCCTGATTTCCTCTATCAAACCCTCGTAGTACTGCTTGAATTCGCTGTCCCTGATTTCCTTCATCCTCGATATCTTTTCCCTCACTGGAAGAGATGAAAGTTTCTCCATTGTCACGCCTCTGTCAATAGCCTCGTTCTGTCTTTTTGACATCTCAATAATAGTCTTCAGCATACCGTACTGCTTGCTTGTTGAACAGAAGGAGTCGACTTCATCGAAAGCACTCTGCTGAAGGAAATCCTCACGAATCATTCTCGCAACATCAAGTATTGCTTTTTCCTTCTCCGGCAGTGCATCATATCCCACGAGCTGTACGACTTCCTGCAATTCCGCCTCTTTCTGAAGTATCCCCATCGTGTCAGAGTATACTGATTGCCAGTCCCTGGACACATTTTCTTCATACCATCTGGACAGCTCCAGCTGGTAAAGAGAGTAGCTGTTCAGCCAGTTGATCGAAGGAAAGTGTCTCCGTGAGGCCAGAGAGGAATCAAGCGCCCAGAAGACCCTTGTGACGCGTAAAGTGTTTTGTGATACAGGCTCAGA
This genomic interval from Candidatus Sysuiplasma jiujiangense contains the following:
- a CDS encoding V-type ATP synthase subunit B: MPGVSYKSISQISGPLLFVENVQNAAYNELVEITTADGTTRTGQVLDTGKGLAVVQVFGATSGLDIGRTKVKFSGSTARINVSDEMLGRIFNGLGAPVDGGPQIVSKENIEIVGNAINPYSREEPSEFIETGVSTIDGMNTLVRGQKLPIFSGSGLSHNMVAAQIARQAKVIGKGESFAVIFGAMGITSEEANYFINEFRNTGALSRAVLFLNLSSDPSMERIILPKVALTTAEYLAYEREMHILVILTDMTNYCEALREISAAREEVPGRRGYPGYMYTDLSTIYERAGKIRGKNGSITQLPILTMPGDDITHPIPDLTGYITEGQTVLSRDLQRKGIYPAIDVLPSLSRLMNQGIGSRRTREDHRGVADQLYSAYANGKDLRSLSAIVGEEALGANDRLYLKFADEFEDRFVRQGVYEDRSIETTLDLGWELLSVLPETEMKRVKKEFIGKYGKWRGS
- a CDS encoding V-type ATP synthase subunit D, translating into MPAQQIKPTRIELIRTNRRIRLAKRGLDLLKMKRNALVMEFFNISRTIRGLRENLRDDVGRAIASVREAELINGAMEIERVAQMSANFNVGVGAKNVMGVRVPQVSFKAGTTVLTPLYRATSVPSAVNDAIKQFEKVFSSMIEIAEKENAMRRLLQEIDKTKRRSNAIENMLIPQLSAAAKMIRMRLDEIERDTFTTLKVIKKKLVMREETAEAA